The following proteins are encoded in a genomic region of Maniola jurtina chromosome 17, ilManJurt1.1, whole genome shotgun sequence:
- the LOC123873545 gene encoding segmentation protein Runt, with product MHLPHASPPAPTMADVYSHIHEYYRQSHGDLVPTGSPAVLCSALPGHWRSNKSLPVAFKVVALDDVQDGTLVTIKAGNDENVMAEMRNYTAVMKNQVAKFNDLRFVGRSGRGKSFSLTITISTFPSQVATYTKAIKVTVDGPREPRTKQNYGYGHPGAFNPFLLNPGWLDAAYLNYAWVDYFRPPQLRDQGGLVKGGAAPMTTPPVALPGAELFPFPPAMASLPTGGLIPPPGAFLPPNGLLAFPPHPAELALKSLPPELTLKNGVSPYDALRHFQSNVSSMDTSSARLSPTSSRQSGSPRSIVNASPRSKADSKSEVNSTHEATISDESDEEPIEVVKSAFHPTRPANVELQEMKQVQAADSTVSDRPRMRSELKAHSQRTTRVLSTSPTSTKITNGSISTHKSVWRPY from the exons ATGCACCTTCCGCACGCGAGTCCCCCGGCCCCCACGATGGCGGACGTCTACTCCCACATCCACGAGTACTACCGGCAGAGCCACGGCGACCTGGTGCCGACCGGCTCTCCGGCCGTGCTGTGCTCGGCGCTGCCCGGCCACTGGCGGTCGAACAAGTCTCTGCCGGTGGCGTTCAAGGTCGTCGCTTTGGATGACGTTCAAGATGGGACCTTGGTGACGATCAAAGCTGGGAACGATGAGAATGTGATGGCTGAAATGAGGAACTATACGGCGGTGATGAAGAACCAGGTCGCGAAGTTTAACGACCTAAGGTTCGTAGGTCGCAGCGGCCGCGGCAAGTCGTTCAGTCTGACCATCACCATCAGCACGTTCCCCAGCCAAGTCGCCACTTACACCAAAGCCATCAAAGTAACCGTCGACGGACCGAGAGAACCTAGAACGAAGCAAA ATTACGGCTATGGGCACCCAGGAGCTTTTAACCCGTTCCTCCTTAACCCAGGTTGGTTAGACGCGGCGTACTTGAATTACGCCTGGGTGGACTACTTCAGGCCTCCACAATTAAGGGACCAAGGTGGTCTTGTTAAAG GTGGAGCTGCGCCCATGACGACGCCCCCGGTAGCGTTGCCCGGAGCAGAGCTTTTCCCGTTCCCACCAGCGATGGCGAGTTTACCAACGGGAGGATTGATTCCTCCCCCTGGAGCGTTTCTACCACCAAACGGACTTCTGGCATTCCCACCTCATCCTGCAGAGCTAGCGTTAAAATCATTACCTCCAGAgttgactttgaaaaatggtGTCAGTCCGTATGATGCTTTGAGACATTTCCAAAGTAATGTTTCGTCAATGGATACTTCGAGTGCTCGGTTATCTCCAACGAGCAGCAGACAGAGTGGAAGCCCGAGAAGTATTGTAAACGCAAGTCCAAGATCAAAAGCGGATTCGAAGTCGGAAGTCAATTCGACACACGAAGCGACAATATCCGATGAATCCGACGAAGAACCAATCGAGGTGGTCAAATCGGCTTTCCATCCGACGCGACCTGCGAACGTTGAACTACAGGAGATGAAGCAGGTTCAAGCAGCGGACTCCACCGTGTCGGACAGGCCACGGATGCGCAGTGAGCTCAAAGCGCACTCACAACGAACCACTCGTGTTCTTTCCACTAGTCCCACATCGACCAAAATTACAAATGGAAGCATATCGACGCATAAATCCGTGTGGCGACCATATTGA